A single Anatilimnocola floriformis DNA region contains:
- a CDS encoding DUF1501 domain-containing protein, with translation MLELASRRLYRDCEGPVHANTARRDFLKVGSLGLAAMGLGALTLPNLLAARAAAAASNQRVKDTSVVWLWLGGGATHVETFDPKMTAPSEYRSTTGEVATNLPGVTIGGTLPKIAGVADKMAFVRSFAHTNSGHGGGTHYVMTGYDNRKVDNGGVPDRPGYGSILARSRGASNATTGIPTYVRMGAINQGGGPAFLGGAYGPFDQEGQARKNMTLSVPEARMADRRNLLSSLDAAQRQFEASADMASKSKFEEQAFELMFGAAAKAFDTSKENAKTREAYGSDLGQRMLAARRLCEAGCGFVTISYGGWDMHGNIENAMKQRSPQLDRAVSAFVEDVAQRGLSEKILLVISGEFGRTPRVNKNGGRDHWAPLSTLALAGGGLKMGQVVGDSAAKVDVPSTQPIRPQDLMATLFHVLGLDPQLQFTNPAGRPTYMLDKGKPIAELV, from the coding sequence ATGCTCGAACTTGCTTCCCGCCGGTTGTATCGCGATTGTGAAGGCCCTGTTCATGCCAACACGGCTCGCCGCGATTTTCTGAAGGTTGGTTCACTCGGCTTGGCTGCGATGGGGCTTGGCGCGTTGACGCTGCCGAACTTGCTCGCGGCCCGAGCGGCTGCGGCAGCGAGTAATCAGCGAGTAAAGGACACTTCGGTCGTTTGGCTGTGGCTCGGCGGCGGGGCAACGCACGTCGAAACCTTCGATCCCAAGATGACAGCGCCGTCGGAATATCGCAGCACGACCGGCGAAGTGGCAACAAATCTGCCGGGCGTCACCATTGGCGGCACTTTGCCGAAGATCGCCGGTGTCGCCGACAAGATGGCCTTCGTGCGGTCGTTTGCGCACACCAACAGCGGTCACGGCGGCGGCACGCACTATGTGATGACCGGCTACGACAACCGCAAGGTCGACAATGGCGGTGTGCCCGATCGGCCTGGATATGGTTCGATCCTGGCTCGCAGCCGCGGCGCGAGCAACGCGACGACCGGCATTCCCACGTACGTTCGCATGGGCGCAATCAATCAAGGTGGCGGCCCGGCGTTTCTCGGCGGCGCGTATGGTCCGTTCGATCAAGAAGGTCAGGCTCGCAAGAACATGACTCTTTCGGTCCCCGAAGCGCGGATGGCCGATCGGCGGAACTTGCTCAGTTCGCTCGATGCAGCACAGCGACAGTTCGAAGCCAGTGCCGACATGGCGAGCAAATCGAAATTCGAAGAGCAAGCCTTCGAACTGATGTTCGGCGCTGCAGCCAAGGCGTTTGACACGTCGAAAGAAAACGCCAAGACGCGCGAAGCCTACGGTTCCGATCTCGGTCAAAGGATGCTCGCCGCGCGCCGCTTGTGCGAAGCAGGTTGCGGCTTTGTGACGATTTCTTACGGCGGCTGGGATATGCACGGCAACATCGAAAACGCGATGAAGCAACGCAGCCCGCAACTCGACCGTGCTGTATCAGCATTTGTCGAAGATGTGGCTCAGCGCGGCCTGAGCGAAAAGATCCTGCTGGTCATCAGCGGCGAGTTTGGTCGCACGCCGCGTGTGAATAAGAACGGCGGTCGCGATCACTGGGCTCCGCTCAGCACGCTTGCGCTCGCCGGCGGTGGTTTGAAAATGGGGCAAGTCGTCGGTGACTCAGCAGCCAAGGTCGACGTTCCCAGCACGCAGCCGATTCGTCCGCAGGACCTGATGGCCACGCTGTTCCATGTGCTCGGCCTCGATCCGCAATTGCAATTCACCAACCCCGCTGGTCGACCGACTTACATGTTGGACAAAGGGAAGCCGATCGCTGAGCTTGTGTAG
- a CDS encoding sigma-70 family RNA polymerase sigma factor, with the protein MAEEQRMPEADSSAGLNSLETDSTAESVGGDFSGPELDFDVIVRETHPHIRAYIAGMGVPRHDVDDVAQDVYVELYRFSNNIPEGVHPKQWLKGIARNLCLNYFRKQGRRQRLQREAMVEILIQAEQDSSPGLAEGPIRRALDGCYDQLPEESRRLLELRYEKELPSQSIAEMLSSTAEAIRVALFRIRNSLKLCIASSLAAESP; encoded by the coding sequence ATGGCGGAAGAACAGCGAATGCCCGAGGCCGATTCGTCGGCCGGATTGAACTCCCTGGAAACTGACAGCACTGCTGAATCCGTTGGCGGCGATTTCAGCGGGCCTGAGTTGGACTTCGACGTGATCGTCCGTGAGACGCATCCGCATATCCGCGCTTACATCGCGGGCATGGGTGTGCCCCGGCACGACGTGGACGATGTGGCTCAGGACGTTTATGTCGAACTGTACCGGTTCAGCAACAACATCCCTGAGGGTGTGCATCCGAAGCAATGGCTGAAGGGAATCGCTCGCAACCTGTGCCTGAATTATTTCCGGAAGCAGGGTCGGCGGCAGCGGCTGCAGCGCGAAGCGATGGTGGAGATTTTGATCCAAGCGGAACAAGACAGTTCGCCCGGCTTGGCCGAAGGGCCGATCCGGCGGGCACTCGATGGTTGTTACGATCAGCTGCCGGAAGAGAGCCGGCGGTTACTTGAATTGCGATACGAGAAGGAATTGCCCAGTCAGTCGATTGCGGAAATGTTGAGCAGCACCGCCGAGGCGATCCGCGTGGCGTTGTTCCGAATCCGCAACAGCCTGAAGCTGTGCATTGCCAGCAGCCTGGCAGCAGAGAGCCCGTAA
- a CDS encoding Uma2 family endonuclease has translation MEIEPDVAVYFRSNSAKNLLTHWMGGPDFAVEVASKHDRTWDKLDFYAAVQTRELLVIDRDPWKLSLLRLENGQLVAVGVSVLPEGKPITSAVLPVTLKLTPRENLVPMIEVQHQQDGRRWNVDPVIHGR, from the coding sequence CTGGAAATCGAACCCGATGTCGCCGTTTATTTCCGTTCAAATTCTGCGAAGAACCTACTGACACACTGGATGGGCGGTCCAGACTTCGCGGTCGAAGTGGCCAGCAAACATGATCGTACTTGGGACAAGCTTGATTTCTACGCCGCTGTCCAAACACGAGAATTGCTCGTCATCGATCGGGATCCATGGAAACTCAGCCTACTGCGACTCGAAAATGGGCAGCTCGTTGCCGTAGGTGTTTCGGTGTTACCAGAAGGCAAACCGATAACCTCCGCCGTGCTCCCAGTTACGCTGAAGCTTACTCCACGCGAAAATCTCGTACCGATGATCGAAGTCCAGCACCAGCAGGATGGCCGACGATGGAACGTCGATCCGGTCATTCACGGCCGCTAG
- a CDS encoding DNA-3-methyladenine glycosylase, with amino-acid sequence MKILSRTFFNRPPQLVAPDLVGKLLLHQSRLGLCGGRIVETEAYLAAGDSACHAAKGKTKRNASMFGPPGHLYVYSIHAKWCLNAVTEPAGCASAVLIRAIEPLFGVELMQARRPLSTAHDLARGPARLCQALDVTKDQDGVDLTLGESVWIAREAPAKSAREFEIGISTRIGVTSAHDLQLRFYERGSPFVSGKKALRE; translated from the coding sequence GTGAAGATACTCTCCCGAACCTTCTTCAACCGCCCACCGCAGCTCGTGGCGCCCGACTTGGTCGGCAAACTGCTGCTCCACCAGTCCCGCCTGGGCCTGTGCGGCGGGCGGATTGTGGAAACCGAAGCCTATCTCGCCGCCGGCGATTCGGCCTGCCATGCAGCGAAAGGGAAGACAAAACGGAATGCCTCGATGTTCGGGCCACCTGGTCATCTCTATGTCTATTCGATTCACGCCAAGTGGTGCCTCAACGCCGTAACCGAACCCGCCGGCTGCGCGAGCGCAGTGCTGATCCGTGCCATCGAACCGCTATTCGGCGTGGAACTCATGCAAGCGCGGCGACCACTCTCCACCGCTCACGATCTGGCCCGCGGCCCGGCGCGCTTGTGTCAGGCTCTCGATGTAACCAAGGATCAGGACGGCGTCGATCTCACGCTTGGTGAATCCGTTTGGATAGCCCGCGAAGCACCAGCGAAGAGCGCGCGCGAATTCGAGATCGGCATCTCTACAAGAATTGGCGTGACGAGCGCCCATGATCTACAACTGCGCTTCTACGAACGGGGCAGCCCGTTCGTGAGTGGCAAGAAGGCATTGCGCGAGTAG
- a CDS encoding LamG-like jellyroll fold domain-containing protein, with the protein MSDGQNQPVNPARERSPHIDQLMKRFVEDRTSLEAEELDQLIEALRAQPALAVEVRSQLILDDLLAQKLAVDRRNFLAQVGQRIGDFENEVQIYTQVSGAVSKVELNESKRRNPGWMVAALGVAAACAALVAVLVQSFLPLLPRQVAEVRNLSGNALVGSRSLHGGDKISTGSMMEVPAGSTLLIEYRDKTTAQFGSASQVTKFELVAERKSRAKQVHLLQGEVLANVAPQRDLGPMVFETPQAKAIVIGTQFRLIVSPETTRLDVTEGKVSFVRTTGDQQASVAANESAVADNQGLVLRELQWPDAPQQLLFSLWGVNNVPLVRNPANKTEELITKLEVRGPAQFVEGVNVYNLNGGSLYSWEAGDDLVENIRQHKAFTIEAIIMPDSNRANDARIFGLGDQSNQASFRMLQRKNEFVFELWTSPNEPPVELKLGKVKADHATHIAVSYDGSTLTGYVQGVEKSRISGLKPGLDWSPGALSIGADANGRRAWRGTVCDLAISDHALDTFAIARSHGQYEALFARRDTGLSWDNLMSDDLEPARYAGKGNWQIVDDSSWQNETVEDSWLGLGPDGLKNYDLLVDLHWVEGDGPLKLTLPVEDRCSIAVLPKSGAEQKTTLQDMGGGPMPGNVSVNEQTLPSNRTARLEVQVRQQKDNASLAVSVDGQPWVSWSGSPSELRDVASDAVPTLKKPTLITAGNVVRIDALKVRDLSRTTASAIGQ; encoded by the coding sequence ATGAGTGACGGCCAGAATCAACCAGTCAATCCAGCGCGCGAACGGTCGCCGCATATCGACCAGCTGATGAAGCGCTTTGTCGAGGATCGAACGAGCCTGGAAGCCGAAGAGCTCGATCAGTTGATCGAAGCCCTGCGCGCGCAACCAGCCCTTGCCGTGGAAGTTCGTTCGCAGCTCATCCTCGACGATCTGCTCGCGCAAAAGTTGGCCGTGGATCGGCGGAATTTTCTCGCCCAGGTCGGTCAGCGGATCGGCGATTTCGAAAATGAAGTGCAGATCTACACGCAGGTTTCGGGCGCCGTCAGCAAAGTTGAGTTGAACGAGTCCAAACGCCGCAATCCCGGTTGGATGGTTGCAGCCCTCGGCGTGGCGGCAGCTTGCGCGGCGCTGGTCGCCGTACTGGTGCAATCGTTTCTGCCGCTGCTCCCTCGTCAGGTAGCCGAAGTTCGCAACCTTTCCGGCAATGCGTTGGTTGGCAGCCGGTCGTTGCACGGTGGCGATAAGATTTCGACCGGTTCGATGATGGAAGTTCCCGCCGGTAGCACGCTACTGATCGAGTATCGTGACAAGACCACGGCCCAGTTCGGCAGCGCTTCGCAGGTGACCAAGTTCGAACTGGTCGCCGAGCGGAAAAGCCGCGCCAAACAAGTCCACCTGCTGCAAGGTGAAGTCCTGGCCAATGTCGCGCCCCAGCGAGACCTGGGCCCGATGGTCTTCGAAACTCCGCAAGCCAAAGCCATCGTCATCGGCACCCAGTTTCGCCTGATTGTTTCGCCAGAGACAACCCGTCTCGATGTGACCGAAGGCAAAGTCTCCTTTGTGCGGACGACCGGCGATCAACAGGCCAGCGTCGCCGCCAACGAATCCGCCGTCGCCGACAATCAAGGTCTGGTCTTGCGCGAACTGCAATGGCCCGATGCGCCGCAGCAGTTGCTGTTTTCGCTGTGGGGCGTGAACAACGTGCCCCTGGTGCGCAATCCGGCAAACAAGACCGAAGAGCTGATCACGAAGCTCGAAGTGCGCGGCCCAGCCCAATTCGTCGAGGGTGTGAACGTCTACAACCTCAACGGCGGCAGTCTCTATTCCTGGGAAGCCGGCGACGATCTGGTCGAGAACATTCGCCAGCACAAAGCCTTCACCATCGAAGCCATCATCATGCCCGATTCCAATCGCGCGAATGACGCGCGCATCTTCGGCCTCGGCGATCAGAGCAATCAGGCCAGTTTCCGCATGCTGCAGCGCAAAAATGAATTCGTCTTTGAACTGTGGACCAGCCCGAACGAACCGCCGGTGGAACTCAAGCTCGGCAAAGTGAAAGCCGACCATGCCACGCACATCGCGGTGAGCTACGACGGTTCGACGCTGACCGGTTATGTGCAAGGCGTGGAAAAGAGCCGCATCAGCGGTTTAAAGCCTGGCCTCGATTGGTCGCCCGGTGCGCTCAGCATCGGCGCCGATGCCAACGGCCGGCGAGCCTGGCGGGGAACGGTTTGCGATCTGGCGATTTCCGACCACGCCCTCGATACCTTTGCGATCGCCCGCAGTCACGGCCAGTACGAAGCCCTGTTTGCTCGCCGCGACACCGGCCTGAGCTGGGACAATCTGATGTCGGACGATCTCGAACCGGCCCGCTACGCCGGCAAGGGAAACTGGCAAATCGTCGATGACTCGAGCTGGCAAAACGAAACCGTCGAAGACTCCTGGCTCGGCCTCGGCCCCGATGGCTTGAAGAACTACGACCTGCTCGTCGATCTGCATTGGGTCGAGGGAGATGGTCCGTTGAAGCTGACGCTGCCGGTCGAAGATCGTTGCAGCATCGCGGTGCTGCCGAAGAGCGGCGCCGAGCAAAAGACCACGCTGCAGGATATGGGCGGCGGCCCGATGCCGGGCAATGTTTCGGTCAACGAACAGACGCTGCCGTCGAATCGTACAGCCCGCCTCGAGGTGCAAGTTCGTCAGCAAAAGGACAACGCTTCATTGGCCGTGAGCGTCGATGGTCAGCCGTGGGTCAGTTGGTCCGGCAGTCCCAGCGAACTGCGCGACGTCGCCTCCGATGCGGTTCCTACTTTGAAAAAGCCGACTCTGATCACGGCTGGCAATGTGGTGCGAATCGATGCGCTCAAAGTTCGCGATCTGAGTCGCACCACGGCGAGCGCGATCGGTCAGTAG
- a CDS encoding response regulator, translated as MPAKNKILIADDNQANRELLEAYLATVDCVTDIAVDGQDTLAKVKSFQPDLILLDVMMPKLNGFEVCQKLRADAATRRIMILMVTALNEAGDIERGVKAGTDDFVSKPVNKTELLQRVQLMLKHKDVVDELERLRCYIDEMESGRPGK; from the coding sequence ATGCCCGCGAAAAATAAAATCCTGATCGCTGACGACAACCAAGCCAACCGCGAATTGCTCGAGGCCTACTTGGCCACAGTCGATTGCGTCACCGACATTGCCGTCGACGGCCAAGACACGCTCGCCAAGGTCAAGTCCTTTCAGCCTGACTTGATCCTGCTCGACGTCATGATGCCGAAACTGAACGGCTTCGAGGTCTGTCAGAAGTTGCGGGCCGATGCAGCCACGCGGCGAATCATGATCCTCATGGTCACCGCCCTCAACGAAGCAGGCGACATCGAACGCGGCGTGAAGGCCGGCACCGACGACTTCGTCAGCAAACCGGTCAACAAAACCGAGCTGCTGCAGCGCGTGCAACTAATGCTAAAGCACAAGGACGTCGTCGACGAACTCGAACGCCTCCGCTGCTACATCGACGAAATGGAAAGCGGCCGCCCCGGAAAGTAA
- a CDS encoding DUF1579 domain-containing protein encodes MSNRILASVLTGLLLTAAWNCHAQGPELAKPTKEHELLAQFAGEWNCTAETVPAPGQEPFKCEGTESAKMVGGLWLVSEGKASPGGMPVTSQLTVGYNVASKKYVGNFFCTADTTLWQYTGSMDDSGKKLTLLTEGPSPLDPTKRAKFRETLELKDKDLKTFTSEMQNEDGSWLTFVKMEYRRKK; translated from the coding sequence ATGTCGAACCGAATTCTGGCCTCTGTGCTGACTGGCTTGCTGCTGACCGCTGCCTGGAACTGTCACGCCCAAGGTCCCGAACTGGCCAAGCCGACCAAAGAGCACGAACTGCTAGCCCAGTTTGCCGGCGAATGGAACTGCACCGCCGAGACTGTTCCGGCGCCGGGGCAGGAACCGTTCAAATGCGAAGGAACCGAGTCGGCCAAGATGGTCGGCGGCCTGTGGCTCGTCAGCGAAGGGAAAGCCAGCCCCGGTGGCATGCCCGTCACCAGCCAACTGACGGTCGGCTACAACGTGGCCAGCAAAAAGTACGTCGGCAACTTCTTCTGCACGGCCGACACCACGCTCTGGCAATACACTGGCTCGATGGACGACTCCGGTAAAAAGCTGACCCTGCTGACCGAAGGCCCATCGCCGCTCGATCCCACCAAGCGAGCCAAGTTTCGCGAAACGTTGGAGCTGAAGGACAAGGACCTCAAGACCTTCACTTCGGAAATGCAAAACGAAGACGGCAGCTGGCTGACGTTCGTGAAAATGGAATATCGGCGGAAGAAGTAA